In the genome of Pseudanabaena mucicola str. Chao 1806, the window TTCCCGAAAGGACAACACTTAACCCAGTTAGCTTCCAGTTTGCTGTCAGTGAAAAGCCATTTGTCGATCTACCGCAGCCATCTAGCATATTTCCAAGACTCCAACTTAAACGTAGCGATAGCTCTGTAGTTGTACAAATTGGTTCGGATTTATTAGTTGTTAATCACCTACAGCCATATACAAGTTGGGAGAATTTTAGAGACTTAATACTCAGGATGTTTAACAAGTATGTCGAGCTATTGGGAGAAGTTAAGCTACAAAGGATAGGTTTACGTTATATCAATCATATTTCTCCTCCTAATGGTAGATTTGAGATTGAGCAGTTTTTATCGGTTTTTCCTATATTCCCAAGTCCTTTAAACCTTGACTTAGTAGGGTTCAGTCAAGTCTATGAATTTCAGCATATACAACCTAAAGGATTACTAAAACACCAAACGGGGGTTGTTCAAAAAGCTGATGGTAAGTTAGTGTTACTAGTAGATCTAGACTTTATTTCCCAAGAAATTGAGTTTAATGAAGC includes:
- a CDS encoding TIGR04255 family protein: MGEPLTKQPLVEALCELQFSPSEKWDITLPGLFYAQVKDEFPERTTLNPVSFQFAVSEKPFVDLPQPSSIFPRLQLKRSDSSVVVQIGSDLLVVNHLQPYTSWENFRDLILRMFNKYVELLGEVKLQRIGLRYINHISPPNGRFEIEQFLSVFPIFPSPLNLDLVGFSQVYEFQHIQPKGLLKHQTGVVQKADGKLVLLVDLDFISQEIEFNEATEKPQDLSHCFQNWLNQAHDHIESAFIASLNPDYYELLK